Proteins encoded by one window of Lycium barbarum isolate Lr01 chromosome 11, ASM1917538v2, whole genome shotgun sequence:
- the LOC132619855 gene encoding uncharacterized protein LOC132619855, which produces MESSDASKKDIGWNYGAKGPTKDSVTCIFCRETFNGGITRHKQHLIGGYRNVKKCGTCPPEIREEVKKYVESKQLLKTQMLHQPSLANLSDEDDEMMPAPSKTQKMSSNASSTARTANVKGPMNLYYPQTSKGKGSSSTAASDASKKLLRDRVVSAFAVWVYDAGLPFNCVNHKSFDKYIEAIGQYGPGMKPPTYHEIRVTHLKKEVEKIDEIIEEHKLKWTEFGCSIMMDKWTARNGKMIINILVNSPLGSVFLGSVDASDESTNSTKMFNLFEKTIKQIGPENVIQVVTDNASENVKAGDMIMGVYPHIYWTPCAAHCINLMFGDIFKINPYASVFQKAIKIHSYIAMRPLLLNMMRRYTNQRNLVKPAKTRFATAFLTLQSFYMQKKNLRTMIFSTEWTESRFAKELLGKEVVRHLTSTSFWNDVVRALKVGSPLIVALRLVDGEKKPSMGYIYEAMDRAKEAIEKGFHGDRKQYEKVFEIIDRRWTDQLHRPLHAAGHVLNPGMFYTNYQNKTLSTEVWKGYLECVDKMVPNATQDALIKELHMYKHALGTFGMPQAIRNRDQTSPCK; this is translated from the exons ATGGAATCGTCGGACGCTAGCAAAAAAGACATAGGTTGGAATTATGGTGCCAAAGGCCCAACAAAAGATTCAGTCACATGTATCTTTTGTCGAGAAACTTTCAATGGCGGAATTACTCGACACAAACAACATTTGATTGGTGGTTACAGAAATGTTAAAAAATGTGGAACTTGTCCGCCTGAAATTAGGGAAGAAGTAAAAAAGTATGTTGAAAGTAAACAGTTGTTAAAAACTCAAATGTTGCACCAACCATCCTTGGCTAATCTctctgatgaagatgatgaaatgATGCCTGCTCcctcaaaaactcaaaaaatgtCATCCAATGCATCATCCACGGCACGGACTGCCAATGTAAAAGGTCCCATGAATCTTTATTACCCGCAAACATCAAAGGGGAAGGGAAGCAGTAGCACGGCAGCGTCTGATGCATCCAAGAAGTTGCTAAGAGATCGCGTTGTAAGTGCTTTTGCAGTATGGGTATATGATGCAGGGCTCCCTTTTAATTGTGTAAATCACAAAAGTTTTGATAAATACATTGAGGCCATAGgacaatatggcccaggaatgaaaCCTCCTACCTATCACGAAATTAGAGTTACTCATCTAAAAAAAGAAGTGGAGAAGATAGATGAGATTATTGAGgaacataaattgaaatggacaGAGTTTGGGTGTTCAATTATGATGGACAAGTGGACAGCACGAAATGGAAAAATGATCATCAATATTTTGGTCAATTCTCCATTAGGTAGTGTTTTTCTTGGGTCAGTCGATGCTAGTGATGAATCTACAAATTCCACCAAGATGTTCAACTTGTTTGAGAAGACTATTAAGCAAATTGGACCGGAAAATGTTATACAAGTTGTTACCGATAATGCTAGCGAGAATGTTAAAGCCGGTGACATGATAATGGGTGTGTACCCACACATTTACTGGACTCCATGTGCTGCCCATTGTATCAATTTGATGTTTGGTGACATCTTCAAAATAAACCCGTATGCTTCAG TTTTTCAGAAGGCCATTAAGATACATTCTTACATAGCAATGAGGCCATTGTTGTTGAACATGATGAGAAGATATACAAACCAAAGAAATTTGGTGAAACCGGCTAAGACAAGATTTGCAACGGCCTTCTTAACTTTGCAATCTTTTTACATGCAAAAGAAAAACTTGAGAACTATGATCTTCTCAACCGAATGGACAGAAAGTAGATTTGCAAAGGAACTTTTGGGAAAAGAAGTTGTCAGACATCTTACTTCTACATCTTTTTGGAATGATGTTGTTAGGGCACTTAAAGTTGGTTCTCCTTTGATAGTAGCGCTTCGCTTGGTGGATGGAGAAAAAAAACCATCAATGGGCTATATTTATGAAGCAATGGATAGAGCCAAAGAAGCTATTGAAAAGGGTTTTCATGGTGATCGGAAGCAATATGAGAAAGTTTTCGAAATCATTGATCGGCGGTGGACGGACCAACTTCATAGACCTTTGCATGCAGCAGGCCATGTTTTGAACCCGGGAATGTTTTACACTAATTATCAAAATAAGACTTTATCAACAGAAGTGTGGAAAGGTTACCTTGAATGTGTTGATAAGATGGTCCCTAATGCAACACAAGATGCTCTCATCAAAGAGCTTCATATGTATAAACATGCATTGGGGACTTTTGGTATGCCTCAGGCTATAAGAAACAGAGACCAAACATCCCCTTGTAAGTGA